The DNA sequence CTCAATATTGCCAAACCGACTTTGCCACTTTCCTTGGCTGAGAACAAAGGAAGTTAATGGATAATCGggatttcaattcaattccatTATTGGTGGCGCAGTTACCATTACTGAATACCAGAAAACTGTAAGTGACGAAGGTGATGTATAAAAGACACACCAGATCTAGCCAAAGGGCCAAACATTGCGATCCACTGGCGAATAAATACCAACACGACGTGTTGAAGTCTTGAAACTCGTGGAATTCATTTTGAAGTATTTTTTCTGCTTTGAATACACGAATAGTGGAGAGACCTTGAAGAGTTGCATTTACATGCGAGAATATTGGACTTCTACCTAGAAATGTGGTAATGTACTAGTAagagaaatcatgaaaatatttgtttaaagtatggtttccacaaaacaaaaagtactccgtgtgagagcgagctgtcatgtaaacaaagcaaaaattggaaaaattcaattttgtctagagatgtgcgggccgcccgaaaatgtCGGTCCGCCCGGGTTTTTATCCGGCCCGACCGGGCCTGGGCCGGGCGGGCTTCAAATCTGTCGGGCCGAGCTTGGACCGGgcctaaaaaattaaatttttggcccaattttcaaagtttcgcgcatttttttatatgaaatttgctttcgggccgcccgaaaatgtCGGCCCGTCCGAGTTTTTATCCGGCCCGATCGGGCTTGGGCCGGACGGGCTATAAATACGTCGGGCCAGTTCGGGCCgggctttaaaaatgaatttcggacCGGGCTTCGGGCCGGACGGGCTTCAAAAAAACATCGGCCCGCACACCTCTAATTTTGTCtctctctcacacggagtactttttggtAAGTGAATACCAAACATAATTGTGTTCCATCAGAAATCAAAAAGAATGATGAATAAACAtctattcaaaaaataaaacaaacttttGGCTTCAATTCGTTTAAAACTGCGTCCGGTATTCACATAGACGACACGCATCAAATAGAAAAGTATAGTCATCATAGCAGCTGGAAGTAACAACCACGGATCTACGATAGCATTGATCACAACGATGGCTATGTATTGCAAAAAATTCTGTGAATAGagggaacaaaaaaatttagcaaaatcgatttaaattaAGAGTGAATTTGCGAAAATTCCAAACAGCATCAAGGAAGCTTTAGACAGTTATTCACGGATTCTTGTAAAGTAATTTTCAGGACAAACTATGTACTGAAAACACTTTGATATCTTATGTGTAACCCAATCTTGGAACTTTCATGGACCCCAGATGAAAATCGGCATGTTGAGGGTTTTTTGAGTATACCTCTTTGGAAGCTCAAATTTTGTAAGTGGGAATGAAACAAAAAGTGTTGACGATATCAATCAgggattttttgttaaatcgaATCAGTGGATCAGTAGCCCTAGAGGTGGAAAACTCATCggtcctaagtgtttttttgcacCTAAATctagtaaatttcatccgattttgcaaatttttattttacattgaagaTAATTGAGTGGCCACATGATAAGCTTTCAGGAAATGATAAAAAGAGATCGGAATATTTGCGTGGACGTCcgggaaaagttgaaaaaggCTTTCTTGGGATGATTTTACACCAATATTAACTAAGTTGTCCTAACATCACTCTTAATCATCAGTTtgaaaaaacgagccgtcagaacagtcggaacgtttgctgcgactgagccccgtacatccattgcgcacgtgaccctagttcgtctgtcgccctactcttaccgtaaacgtcggtaaagtaaaattcttatgaaatgtgcaattacgaagccccgtacgacgttcctttcaaatgtaacacaaatttcgaattgacctaaaattaagtaagtatcattttcaccgatttatattgtttttacaaaaatccaaaatggcggccgacggccattttgttaggagatgGAAAGTAGTatggctgctttacattcgttagtacctttcaaacaaaaaaaattcatgaaatttgatcaaattttactcgagatattaacaaaaaaccaccaccttcactgtacggccgagtaacctcatataagctcactccaagagacctagctcacgctccggtgaaccgaatttcatgaacttttttttccctgattggtacggtcaatacctatctaataaagcgaaatctatctaaatccgttcaaatttggccaacgttcaagcaaaaacggtttgccgccctgtacctagttcacacaaaggggtctaactcacgagtcgacgtatcacttacaagtgtagcctttaaatggccagagatatattcggaaaacgttaaatcacttatgcagccccagctcgggaggggtcgacttaaaatcgcccatcttcgaacttagcctcactattttgactatctttcaggaaaaaaaaaattttgaaatcggatttgatttactcaagatatcgacgtgacagacggacggacggacaaaatttttgaggCTGATAAAATAGGACTGtttttgagacgtctcatatttttgacacaatttttatcgAAGAAGTTGACTGAATGATTGTAACTGTTAgttatattttgatttttttttcattcaagtaCTAAGCGCGACGAACAATGCTTAACTTTCGGATCGGACCACCAACGACGTTACACGTGCTGCTAAGTCTAATATATCCATTTCCATTAttggtaattttattttcgaaccgttgttgtTACAATTTCCGAGACTGAACCAGTAGCcttttttccaataatttttctttgcacTTTCCGAGACTGACCGAATAGTCGAATAGTGGATGAACGAACGACAAACTTTTTATGGAAGGATTAGGGTCACATAtgcaataggtttacgggtcgtacggtgCTCCGTcgtagcaaacgctccgactgttctgacggcttgtttgatattaaaatgtccacatcatgggcgcgcgttagcagagcgcccgtgacgcatgtcctattactagaaaaaatttcaacaaaaattttttgtcgtagactgcggaaccatatatacagcaaatattgaagctCTAGaattcaacaacaaattaCTCCAAATTAGCTTTACTAGGCGTCCTTACGaattcaacgagctatcacacgttttTGCAGcataaaatttggccacgcaataAGCGTTCCAAGAAgccacatttccatacattctGGTCTATTTCATTCATAGAGTTACCCTCGAGAGGtggcatggtggcgctgtcGATCAAaggaaaccacaaaaatatatgggaaACCAGACATGTTCAAATAATGACAGCGATACCTTGGcacctctcgagtgtaactctatgattTCATTgcttttaatgaaatgaaaaaatcctacgttactttgtggttccgtccgtccgtccgtgtttcgaGTTTTCAttagaatttattgaaattttgggagtagattctaatcggcactttgtgacgcaaaatgttttttgtaattttttttcaagaatgTTTTgggacaaatttttgtttttacaatttttgcgtataagcgcagaatgcgtcacctacatcgacatcagttgttttggaattattagagtgtttttgactgatattaGTTATCAAAAGTCTGTATCAGTTCTTATGCACTTGTTCGAAGTTTTCGCAAATTGACTATTGCATGcaattaatcaatttcatgACAAACATGTAAAACGTCAATCATAATACTCGGCAGCAATGAGTCAATATTGTTAATATCTCTGGCGAATCGGTTCAAAATTCGTCCGCTGGGATTGTTATGGAAAAAAGCCATTTTAGCGCGACTGATTCCACGGAATATCATGTCGTGTAAATTGATTGATATGCGTAGGCACATTCGGAACGAGGAAAAGGAACGGCACACAACGCAAATGGTGCCCAGCACCATGATAATAGTGTATATTAGGAGGAGGCGTTCACGTTCCACTTTCACAATTGATTCATTTACATTGGTCCTCTCTGAAGGTAATTCAGTTGCATTGAATGATATTTTGACTGCAGGCATAGCTACTCTTTTTTCCCAATCGACCCTGGAAATGTAAATCGTAAAGCAAGAGAACtaaatttttcggaaaaataaaatgacgaAGAGCATCGCTACCAATTTGCTAGGAAGTAATCGGACCAACTCAGAGCGAATTGTGTTAAAATGAATAGAATGACGACACTGATCAGCAACGTGTGATTGTGGGCAgctctaaaatattttgtgtatgtACTGAATTGAATGTTGCCGGTCATATGTTGCTCCTTGCGTTCGTCTACTTCATCGTTTAAATTCATGCTACAGATCGACACCGTGGACGATTTCTTACGGGACTGTAATTTtgagaaagaaaaatcgacTTTTTATTAAACGGAGCTCTTTTATGTTGACAGTCTTCTTTCAGTCTCACCCGGCTCTGTGAGAAATCGACAACGTTATGGTCACCTTCCACCTGAGAGTGTGTAAGCAGCTCCTTGTTTGATTTCTGCAGAATTTGGAATGGTCCCTGACCCACCACCTTGCCCATATGCAAAAGTATTGCATGTTGTACATTTGTCAAGTACTGCAGTTGATGCGTAACGAGAACGCAAATTTTATTGGCCAAAAATTCTTCGATACACTTTTCGAAGATGTGTTTACCGACATTCGTGTCCACAGCAGACAATGGATCGTCCAGTAAATAAATGTCCGCCTCTTTATAAATTGAACGAGCTAAATTAACACGGGCCTTTTGTCCACCACTAAGCGAAGATCCCTGTTCGCCAACGATTGTAGCATCTCCCTTGGGTAGTAGCTTGAAGTCACGATCCAATGCACAAAGTTCAACCACTTTATTGTATCGTTGTCTATCAAATTCTTCTACGAACACAATATTACTCCGAACCGAGCCTTCGAATATCCACGGATCTTGGGATGCGTAGCTAATTGTACCACTTATAGTCATCGATCCGGAGCTCAGCGACAATTCACCAAGTATAAGATTCAGTAAAGTCGATTTACCTGAACCGACTTGGCCAACTATTGCGCACAGTCCTGACTCTATTTCAATATTCATGTCCATTATTCCAGTAAGTTGCGAGCTGTCACTATTTTCCCAAACCGATGTTGCATTTGCCAATCGGATACATTTTTGTGGACTATCTGCATTGTGAATACGTCGAGCTGTGTCAGAGTTTTTGGCGAAAGACACCAATTCGTTTGACTTCAATTTAATTCCGTCGTTCGATAAGTCAACGTTATTTGAGTAAAATTTACCTTCTTCGGACACTCTTAGTGTACTTGTAGACTCTGAACGCATCAGAAACTCCTGGACGCGTTTCACCGACACATACGCTTCTGCACTAAAACATAGAAATTGTATGACTCAGATTTCCGACTCTTTCTATTGCTGAATGTTATTTATCACGTGTTTATCAATGCAATCGGCCAGATGTGTACCATGACATGgttcaaaatattgaagtacGATGACACAATGAACACTTTTCGGGCTGTAACCACGTTGCCGAAATAAACGTACGAAATTATGCTCAAAAATATCGACATTTTTGATACCATTGCCAACGAATTGAGTGTCGCCCGTATGTGCGCAATTGATCGAATAGCATTCACTTCTTTCCtacaaattaaagaaaatacttcattcatttcatgATTCATATTAATCGCAACAATTCTTTCCTACAAATTaaagaatagtagattacattggatgctgcggaggtacttcattacatgagggatcaattttgtgatacgagccagagaaatgataagcgcGGCCCCTCACGGCTGGGATAGAACACGCCTGACTGCTTTTGTCATAGAACGGTTGAACTGTCAAACTtacatttgtatgtaaaatcttGACAGTTTGGTTTTAATAACGATACATCTCGTTTTCGTTAACGACATTTACAGCTTGACTATATGATTGACGTTCTGGTCGCATcgtcttcaaatttttcagaaaagaGCCGTCAGGCGTGTTCTATCCCAGCCGTGAGGCGCCGTGCTTATCATTTATCTGGATACGAGCAACTCAATGGCGTAATGATTAGCTTGCTTGCTTTCCAATATCCGATTGAGTTGTCAGTGTTGGTGGCTCGAGCCTCAACCAGGCCAGAAAAAACTTGATATCGACAAATCCTTCAAATTCCTCTAGTTCTAGAACTGAGAAGCATGGTATATTGTATATCATGTAAATTGGTGGAATTTTAGGAACGGACATAATTTCACCCCAATAATTCCAAAACTACAGAAAGGACCATCCAGAATACTTTCTTTCTAGAGCTACTACCACCTCAATAGTTCAACAAATCCTGAAgagaatcgaaaaaaaacctcagaaacCCTTCACTCCTTAGGTTCTAGAGCTGGGAGCATGTTACAGTGTAATTATTAAACTGGGCTACACCTCGAGTTActgaaatttgcataaaacacaACTTTAAGCCAATAATCATGAATAAACGCCTCATTATTTATTCTAAAcgaataataatttcgttgtatttcTACATTGGAAAAACATGTGGTGACTACACTGTTACTGACATATCTCCAGAACGAGCTCTccgatttaaataaataaaaaacgaaaacgtagCTCTTTAAATTCTCTATAAACCTTCTGAAGAAAGTATTTGCGAATTTCTATCGGTTTTAGGGATTttcgtttgagaaaaaaatatttttcgactttgaccaatttttaccgccattttgtattcaaatgtcaaaaaaaaattgcacaaaaaaattgaactttttttctctaatttaTCCGTTGAAAGTTCATTGATATCTCTTCTCgcttacgaatgaaaaatcatagaaaaaaagtgGCATAACGGCCGCTCCCGGGTAAACGATTGAGCTGAGCTGCCGTCATTGCCATACATCAATTTAGAATCAGGAATTGATATGGAACAACCTACAATCATCGTCAGAACGATTTTGTAAGATGCACGATCAAGCCCTTTTTCCAGCCTAAGCAGGTCCACTAcatttactcgatgcaaaaacaaaaagttttttttgctttgtcgcgacaaaaacacagaaaatatttcgacacaactgtgacactccgctattataaggactagaatgaatgtttgctgtgttcacttcggcggtaaaatatcttcattcaaaaaagtgtcggacattaCCTTTGAATAAAGATATCGGCTGAAGTCGAagaattctccgctgagctttaacaaacctccgctgagctctaataattctacGCTCGTAAtgtgatttatttaaaattctcaatagtGGCTGAGTTTTAAGATTAAGCCGCTGTTAGGGATTGCAACCGGTAATTAAAATCGGTAAAAAACCGGTAAAATAACGGAAGAATCAAATACCGTTTACAggttttttgcattttcaatACCGGTCTTTCCGTAAGTCATTTAATCGTCAATATTAGtttaattttacaatgaaaactttgtccagaatgaaattcaacgtattTGATCAGCCAGGCATGTGATATTTAGAGACAAAATAGTGAAAAGTTAGCAAAAAGTTGCCAAAATGTACTCGATAATTCaactttcaatttaagtttaagtTTCCATAGTCTTTGCTTTACAACTTTTGACCAATGTTTTTGCTCATTGCTTTGAGCGATCGAAATTTCTggaaagtttttgtttcgaatgGCAAGTTTTCAGGCGTTCATTGGCTTCACCAAGCAAAGTAAGTACGGAATGATCAACTTCTTTGCTTTTTTCTTTACCAATTTTTCGATGACGCATTGTCACTTTTCTCTGTTCTTAACTTTGTTAAGAATTCCATTTGAGCccgtttaattaaaaaatccactcgtttctcttcttcttcctctctTGCCGTCCGTGTATAGCAAGTGTACGCACTCCTAGAGAATGCCTACATTTTAACGGTCACGCTGCATATTATTCAGCTTTTCTTCTATCAAATGATTACACTTTTCCGAAGTTTATGTAGATTGTGGTAGGAAAAGTGTTATGGCATAATTAGCATTAAATGAGATCTCTTTCCCATAAATAAAGAGGTATTAACGGAAaatcggttcactttttcacaatgaataaaaaatagtcCTCTTCGCTTGCAAAAAAAACCATCTTGCGACAGCCTACGGCTTACGGCGTAAGGCcttttcaatataaatttaCCGGTTTTTTaccgatattttttttaaaggacgGTATTACCGTTTACCGGTTTTTGAAAACCCTAGCCGCTGTACTCTTACTaatgcaaaaattaattctcgaaaaagttttttgtatCACAAGATTCCACATTAAAGTTTTACAACGAATGGTTTACACAAGCACCCGGACTATTAGACAAATTGTAATTACTCTTAGTAAATGTCATTTAGGTGATTCGGATATTTTGAGGAATACAAATCTAATATTATAAAACTTACTTGCGAATTCTGTTGACCATCTTGGCGAACGATTTTTCCCAGGCATACATTTTAATGACTTGAATACCAAACAAGATTTCGTTCATGATTTTAACGCGAAAATCAGTTCTTTCAGTGGTTTTTGTTCGTAAATTTGCTGATTGTCTGCCGATCCAAgctaataaaagaaaatgaaattttttccactAATGTGAGCGGGGTTCTATAGTGCTTGAATACATGGATGTGTAGTGTTGGGGAGGTAGTATCATCACACACAGAAGCAcatttgataattattgagACATCACAGTTTTCACCACAAAGGTCTCACTGATTTTCGGGGTGTCCAACGTATAAACAAGCCATCAGAttagtcggagcgtttgctgcgactgaacCCCGTACGAACctgtatatctattgcgtacacgaccctagtgcgtctgtcgcccttttgaccgtaagcctattgcgccagTAAACgtaattaaagtaaaattattatgaaatgttgacatcttagaaattgcgcacaGCGccattacgaagccccgtacggcGTTCCTTTCTGTAAATTTCCAAAtgacctaaaatttcctcagtccaacttaaatattattatttttacaaccaTTTATTTTAACCTATAAACTAGGGTCAgattgggtgggtcagatttttaatcaatttcattttattttccagtgttaaacttccgaagcatcacaAATAACTGATAGAAAAGAATTCTATATAACATCCGTAGCCGGGACGGCCATTTGCTGTCGACTTCattatttgtaatttatgCTGCGCCCTTTCGTTTTTGATAACATGAAGAAATGGCCATCCCGGCATCACTCGAAAAAGACTCAAGATTCACTTTTTCCTGACTATCCCTGACTATAGCtaactatcaccgtgatagttGACTTTCACCTGACTATCCCTGACTATAGccaactatcaccgtgatagccgACTATCATGCGTGATAGCTGGATATAACtaaccgacaaaatcaaattccatcaaagtaatctttttcgattgattgaatttccaacagtggacaatactgtttttctggaataacttccagatccttaatcCGACATAGTGTTGGAAAGCAATTATTTATATGTGGCCAACACTGCAACATTTACCGAACTTATCGACACGGCAACACCAGTCAAGCCTTCATCATTATAACACGTCACAGGCCATgttttttctcttttgtttCGGCGCTCACAGGAACAGGTTGTTTACATTGAATAAAACTATTGTGAAGCAAATTAGCGGaacacggtgagcttgaaaaaagtctaaataaaaaagtcgttgcatacgaaatttttttatggataatTATTTAGGACCATGCGACGAATTTATAtcaataattaacaaaaaaagttaccggtacttttttgagaaaagtcaatttgaaaatattgtcgacCCTACTGAAAGTTTTTGACTTGTGAAAGTCAATATATTTTGATGCCACATTCACCACTTGATAGCCTCACGTCTTACCTTTACAACGACACCTCATTTGCTATTATCCGAACTGCATAGACCAAGCTATTAGAGCTGAGCCACCAATAATTGGTCCtactaaaaatgttattaaattgATCAAGAAAGTAACTTTTTTACTCTATTTTCTTCGGATTTgcgtttatttttgtacaatacGTTAAATATGTTTTAGAAATCACTTAGTGcacgaaaaaatttaaattcttgtttTAATCTGTTCATCTCTCAGTGGAGTACAACAGACTCAAGCGCTAACAAGATttatgtaaatgtaaatgaattgCTGTAACGTGACATAACGAATTAAGCATCGACTCGACGCATCGCTGTTTGCGTGTACCAGAAcgctaaatttttaaaactttgaaGTGGAGAGGAAATAGGACTCCTATTATAGgagattaaaataatttgccaAAGTTTAAGAATTGTCTAGCCGCGCagcgaaatttaaaaaaaaaatagttttggaagctttcgtaaaaatttacaaagtttttagtttaaaattttagtaATGTCTTAAAATCCTAGAGGGGCGCAAACTTTTCTAGGTGGTAcgccaaaaaaaatcggttgcCCTGATTcgggtgcgaatagcatctgcTGTGTTGCATGACTAATCGCACCCAGGTGCAAATACTGAAACGGCGGTATTGGTTACAGTACATTcttcatttaatatttttttcctataTCTCTAAAAACCATCTGGTTTGGTGAAATTGAAGTTATTTGCGATTCTAATGAATACAGGAGAAACATACGCGTGGTGAAACCCTTGAGGATACAAAAGttcctaaaaactcacttcttTAACAACTTTTTCATCGGAGAATCaattattttcgtaatttttaccacttttccacttttttactTTAAGTTTTCCGTGGAATCCATGCATCTAATAAACTGATAGTTACCTACCCAACATTTTACAATCTTGGGCGAATGTGCTTACCTTGTAACGGAATGAAACTTACCAAAAATGCCATACCAACAACAGCTGAGATGCCAATTTCCATGTAGATCACAACTGACACAATCAATGCTTGTAGCGGACCCTTCCAAATGTCGTGCAAGAACGAGAAACCAATGTCGAACTTTGCCAAATCGCTCGacattaaattaataattttaccaGTTTGACCCTCTTCAGTCGATGACTTGAGCAGGCGCAATGCTTTCTCGTAAATCAATCCACTACACGCCAATCGCACTTTACAGGACGTTTTCAGCATGTACAAGTTGAATGGGTGATATGATACAATCAAAACGGCTGTTGACAAAACAATGCCTGTAGCGTACATATACGAATCGTACAGCATTGTGTCCGTTGGATTATTTTGGGCAAAATAGGTGACCAGACCACCCAGACAAATCGGTTGAATCAATCTTAAAGTAAAAGTGCAGTGTTTTTagcatatttttcaattttagacaATTAGATTAGAgaactttttcacattttagtAGATACCACACATTCTTAATCCATAAATATATTCCACCTGTCTGTGCCAACCTGTTATGATTTCTCTGGTTGTTGAACAAGGAAGAGTATTTAAGATACCAGTGGAATACATTATTTGTGGGTAAGTATGTGGTACCAAAAACTGTAGATTTCTCAATCTCAAAAACtcaacggaaaataaattttgctgctATCGTATTAGATAGTGTTGCGACAGTGTTACCTCGCTAATGTCTCTATTAGTGAGCATAGAATGCCAATTATATGAACTTTGTAACCGTTTGCCCTCAGCATAACGCGAATCATGCttggatttttcttctttaattcTAGTTCCCATAACTTTGCAAATTTTCTCGTGTTTTGATCACTTCGCATACTGTTTGTGATGGCAAAAATGTCGTCCTCTTCGATTGCACGTTTCAAACCGATTATAAACAACGGTTTTAGCCACCTATGGAACAAAGTAtacatttttccttttgtattgaaatatttgcaacgaaatatTATACCAGAATGTTAATTTCGACAGGATCGACGCATTTGATATTGGATTTGATTCTTGCGATTTTTGACGTGTCTCTCGGTTCATTTTGTGTTCAGTTATTGTGGCCGTACACAgcaaaatataacaaaaaaagtcaacataagttttatttaaatttaattcgaat is a window from the Bradysia coprophila strain Holo2 unplaced genomic scaffold, BU_Bcop_v1 contig_94, whole genome shotgun sequence genome containing:
- the LOC119084787 gene encoding multidrug resistance-associated protein 4-like isoform X1, with protein sequence MNRETRQKSQESNPISNASILSKLTFWWLKPLFIIGLKRAIEEDDIFAITNSMRSDQNTRKFAKLWELELKKKNPSMIRVMLRANGYKVHIIGILCSLIETLARLIQPICLGGLVTYFAQNNPTDTMLYDSYMYATGIVLSTAVLIVSYHPFNLYMLKTSCKVRLACSGLIYEKALRLLKSSTEEGQTGKIINLMSSDLAKFDIGFSFLHDIWKGPLQALIVSVVIYMEIGISAVVGMAFLVSFIPLQAWIGRQSANLRTKTTERTDFRVKIMNEILFGIQVIKMYAWEKSFAKMVNRIRKKEVNAIRSIAHIRATLNSLAMVSKMSIFLSIISYVYFGNVVTARKVFIVSSYFNILNHVMVHIWPIALINTAEAYVSVKRVQEFLMRSESTSTLRVSEEGKFYSNNVDLSNDGIKLKSNELVSFAKNSDTARRIHNADSPQKCIRLANATSVWENSDSSQLTGIMDMNIEIESGLCAIVGQVGSGKSTLLNLILGELSLSSGSMTISGTISYASQDPWIFEGSVRSNIVFVEEFDRQRYNKVVELCALDRDFKLLPKGDATIVGEQGSSLSGGQKARVNLARSIYKEADIYLLDDPLSAVDTNVGKHIFEKCIEEFLANKICVLVTHQLQYLTNVQHAILLHMGKVVGQGPFQILQKSNKELLTHSQVEGDHNVVDFSQSRSRKKSSTVSICSMNLNDEVDERKEQHMTGNIQFSTYTKYFRAAHNHTLLISVVILFILTQFALSWSDYFLANWVDWEKRVAMPAVKISFNATELPSERTNVNESIVKVERERLLLIYTIIMVLGTICVVCRSFSSFRMCLRISINLHDMIFRGISRAKMAFFHNNPSGRILNRFARDINNIDSLLPSIMIDVLHNFLQYIAIVVINAIVDPWLLLPAAMMTILFYLMRVVYVNTGRSFKRIEAKSRSPIFSHVNATLQGLSTIRVFKAEKILQNEFHEFQDFNTSCWYLFASGSQCLALWLDLVCLLYITFVTYSFLVFSNAKESGKVGLAILSSISLIGTCQWGMRQNIEMENQMISVERVIEYAELPSEPPLESDKQNAPPKDWPNRGNIEFKSLNLKYAENGSRILRNLTFRINAKEKIGIIGRTGAGKSSIIQALFRLAQNEGQIVIDGIDISMIGLHDLRKKIAIIPQEAILFSESIRFNLDPFAERTDAEIWNSLELVECKSVISALPGGLDCKVLDGGLNFSAGQRQLLCLSRAILRNNKILILDEATANVDSETDKLIQETIRKQFTDCTVITIAHRLHTIIDSDKVIVMDAGKIREFDHPYKLIQMRGGFFKRLLDQTGSTTAKELSSVAKKSYDLSITKNVNCSSG
- the LOC119084787 gene encoding multidrug resistance-associated protein 4-like isoform X2, giving the protein MNRETRQKSQESNPISNASILSKLTFWWLKPLFIIGLKRAIEEDDIFAITNSMRSDQNTRKFAKLWELELKKKNPSMIRVMLRANGYKVHIIGILCSLIETLARLIQPICLGGLVTYFAQNNPTDTMLYDSYMYATGIVLSTAVLIVSYHPFNLYMLKTSCKVRLACSGLIYEKALRLLKSSTEEGQTGKIINLMSSDLAKFDIGFSFLHDIWKGPLQALIVSVVIYMEIGISAVVGMAFLVSFIPLQAWIGRQSANLRTKTTERTDFRVKIMNEILFGIQVIKMYAWEKSFAKMVNRIRKKEVNAIRSIAHIRATLNSLAMVSKMSIFLSIISYVYFGNVVTARKVFIVSSYFNILNHVMVHIWPIALINTAEAYVSVKRVQEFLMRSESTSTLRVSEEARRIHNADSPQKCIRLANATSVWENSDSSQLTGIMDMNIEIESGLCAIVGQVGSGKSTLLNLILGELSLSSGSMTISGTISYASQDPWIFEGSVRSNIVFVEEFDRQRYNKVVELCALDRDFKLLPKGDATIVGEQGSSLSGGQKARVNLARSIYKEADIYLLDDPLSAVDTNVGKHIFEKCIEEFLANKICVLVTHQLQYLTNVQHAILLHMGKVVGQGPFQILQKSNKELLTHSQVEGDHNVVDFSQSRSRKKSSTVSICSMNLNDEVDERKEQHMTGNIQFSTYTKYFRAAHNHTLLISVVILFILTQFALSWSDYFLANWVDWEKRVAMPAVKISFNATELPSERTNVNESIVKVERERLLLIYTIIMVLGTICVVCRSFSSFRMCLRISINLHDMIFRGISRAKMAFFHNNPSGRILNRFARDINNIDSLLPSIMIDVLHNFLQYIAIVVINAIVDPWLLLPAAMMTILFYLMRVVYVNTGRSFKRIEAKSRSPIFSHVNATLQGLSTIRVFKAEKILQNEFHEFQDFNTSCWYLFASGSQCLALWLDLVCLLYITFVTYSFLVFSNAKESGKVGLAILSSISLIGTCQWGMRQNIEMENQMISVERVIEYAELPSEPPLESDKQNAPPKDWPNRGNIEFKSLNLKYAENGSRILRNLTFRINAKEKIGIIGRTGAGKSSIIQALFRLAQNEGQIVIDGIDISMIGLHDLRKKIAIIPQEAILFSESIRFNLDPFAERTDAEIWNSLELVECKSVISALPGGLDCKVLDGGLNFSAGQRQLLCLSRAILRNNKILILDEATANVDSETDKLIQETIRKQFTDCTVITIAHRLHTIIDSDKVIVMDAGKIREFDHPYKLIQMRGGFFKRLLDQTGSTTAKELSSVAKKSYDLSITKNVNCSSG